The following DNA comes from Centropristis striata isolate RG_2023a ecotype Rhode Island chromosome 3, C.striata_1.0, whole genome shotgun sequence.
GGTCCGGCTAATGTTTCACCTGTGTGTAAGTCACACTGACAAAACTGTTTACCGTTGCCGTGGAGACGGAGTTCCCTGACACATAtatctcctctctgtctgtcagtgtgtgtgtgtgtgtgtgtgtgtgtgtgcgtgtgtgtgtgtgtgtgtgtgtaaccgtGGCGCCCGTGTGATGGATCACTGGAGGGCGACTGCTTTGGTATTTCAGACTGAAATACCTCAACAACTCATCAAAAcctgtgcagtggtggaaaaagtactcagatcccttactgcagtaaaagtactaataccacaatgtgcaatgactccactacagtaaaagtcctgcattcaaaacttactgaagtaaaagatcaaaactatcagcatcaaaatttactttacagattgttttatatatttgtattcagATGAAGGATTCTAGTCTGTGGATGtttggagtccatctatttattgaaaattatgcagtttatgtgttctttatgcacactgttcattgcaccttatttgtttcatagcaccaacattttatacttcatatttatatttattctgcactggaattctactccttaatacatactccttctttagacactttatttttatttttacattagttttttttgtattttattgtatttttatattttattgcttgaagtatgcctaggttgttcttttttttaaattgtgttgttattgtctctgtgtgtaatgctgctgctacactgtaatttcccagcttgggataaataaagtctatccatctatctatctaaaatacatgttttatttacagtaataactttatttatatatgtagacaagctgagaaagcgtGCATCAtaagagctttcacagtgtgccatttatgtttctagatcatttttacaatttgaattttctttctacaatgaaaactatcactatttttaatttacatgcacatagactgttttgtagttttagtatttattttttttttctgctgtttttacgtgtataaatctttaaaaaaaatggtacatttccatagaacctgtgtcttttgtttgtattttgggttcctggcagctttatactttgttaattaaaataaaattaaaaatctgacggactccatggttttcttgataataagaaaaccatggaaaatgactagataccagcagttaaattaaactctgaagagctttgttgttgttattattattatatttgtccaaacaaatgtacctttagttgtaccaggcatcaaaatgaacacgaaattgaagaaaacaaggtgtaATCATTTTTTCGATGACTGTATTGTGCATCTAACAGGATTTTCTGGTCAGATTGTGCAGCTTTTTTGCAGCAACATCTGTGTTTTAAGCCTCGTTTACTGTCTTGGCTTTTACATATAAGTCTTGACAGGCATGGACGAAAGTGCAATTGTTTCAAAATTTGATGGTGGAAATCGTGGATCACAGCTTTTCCTCCTGTACTGGATCAGTCCCCAGGACAGACACACTGCCCCCACCAGCAGAGCACAGACTCCACCAACCAGGTATCTCCTCTCAGACTGACTGAAGTCTGCAAAGAAAATGACAAGAGAAATATTCatgcagagaaagagaagaaagacaTCTCTATTATACAGTAggttcagaaaacacagttacTGATAACTATTAACTAATTCTGCACTTGGATACAAAAGGAGAGGAACATATATCTTTAAAAGCaagaagcaaaaaaagaaaacttgagTGAatttcgataaaattttaagttggacaattaaactaaatattttaagttttgtttttgagtttgctcaactctgaattcagatttttgtcaactcaactgtaagttgtactaacttataatttaacattgtaataacttttaatccttacttctgctaacttctgcaatgtgctgaattggcacgattgtaacgccgctatgaaatgtcagctaatgttgcgaccacaattttgagttagcattgatacgctaatggctactcttgtagctgtaacaagcagcgccgctagcatcagttagccgctagcatcagttagctaaCTTcgtggctaagtagttagctaattagcttgctaatcaaactacttagctaactttttgaCTAAGTTgtacttagcaagctacttagctaagtagttagttaagtaataatacaaaaactttttcttcataaagtatgagaggcaaaatgtaaataatgatccgttgttatcaaaaacgagatatttaaagaatacttggaatattcaatcaataaaataagttgatatcaaatgatagagcacagaaacacacagcaggctTAAccttttatcaggcaaataactatatttggcaacttcaggtatataaaaaaaagtgggaaaaagcaactttttttctcccagattcaccactttaacccttaatagggcactcattgaaatacttgcaaattccaaatttcaacccaagagaatattggaggatattacatacagccagaatgtgtaaaaaaaacccatgaaaataatattttgagaatttttttttacgagattaaagtggcaaatctacgagaaaaaaatgcgtagatttatgagatttaaagtggtgaatctgggagaaaaaaagttgcttttttcccccttttttctcataaatctgcaacttttttcacgcagatttgccattttaaatctcttaaactgtaacttttttcttgtagatttgccactttaatcaaatcaatttgcaacttttttctcaaaatatttttattttttattttggatatccgctgaagttaccaaatacggttcttcgcctgataaagggttaaggggtGACTCGCTGTGTGAGTCTGCCTCTAGTGGACGGTTgaagaactgcagttttttttttcgtgcagatttgccactttaaatctctcaaatctgcaactttttttcttgtagatttgccactttaatctagttaatttgctacttttttctctaaatattacctaaagttaccaaatatagttctttgcctgataaagggttaaataacatGGAGAATTGACCcctgttgtgcattagaaggggttgAAATATGtcgtgcatcaaagggttaatctcccactatatgaatacatacttccagtggtgggagaagtattcagatcccgtacttaagtaaaagtactaataccacactgtgaaattactccactacaagtaaaagtcctgtattcaaaacttactgaagtaaaagtaaaaaatgatcagcatcaaaatgtacttaaagtatcaaaagtaaaagtacacgttatgcagaatggacccacacagattgttttatatatatcaagtatattattggattaatattatgatgtatttatgtaagcagcacaaGTAATCAAATGTAATTTGATCAAGTTGGGGAtcgttttaactatttaatatactgttacaaggtttaattaaaaaacaacaagtcaaatcactttaaatgtatgtttaaattatgctaaatctcgacctgtaaagtaactaaagctgtcagctaaatgtagtggagtaaaaagtacaatatttgcctctgaaatgtagtggagtagaagtataaagttacataaaatggaaatactcaagtaaagtacaagtaagtcaaaattgtacttaagtagagtacttgagtaaatgtactttgttactttccaccactacatacttcctacgggctcTGCACTAGTCAAATGAACAACAAATGAAAGTGTAGCTCCGTCCTCACCCCAGCTCTGAATCGTGGGCTCCCTGAGGGTGGCGTGCTCCACCATGCAGCTGACCCGGTCCTGCCCGCCAGGTGAGACCTCCAGGTAAGAGTGAACCTGATAGGTCCAGTCCTCGTTACTCATCACCTCGCTGGACGTCACGCCTGAGGTCACTTCCTGCCCGTCGCGGAGCCATGTGACCCTGATGTTTCTGGGGAAGAAGTCGTACGCGCTGCACACCAGCATGGTGATGTCATCGGCGCCGCTGCTTTCTACGAGAGTGACGGTCGGTTCGGCTGAAACCAGAAGACTTTTTACTATAACACACGTCTCTAATATTTAGAGCTGGTTTATTCTGagaagaacctggtctcacaggaatccgtgaaatagccacggattcgcttaactcaaaatccgtggaatagccacggaatcactcaaatttccgtgaaactgacacggatttcgctacaatacaagttaatgacagtcatatcccgtggccagATGTTGCTGCTTGGTTTAGCCTAGTTTATCATCATCCACCAtgggaaaacaggaaaaacagcaAGCCAGGCTTTGTTTGAAATGAACTCCTCAAAATCTCACAAATGAAGATTTCATCTCGAGTGGATGGAGAAACAGTAATTATTAAGAAGCTCATAGCTTCTCTTAAACCACACAGTTATGTTTTCGCATGTGTGTATGAtaaattaaagtgttttaataTTCACCCATGTTTATTTCACTGGCGTTGAATATCAACCCGACGTGGTCGACACAGATCAGCTTCCTCTCCAGTTCCCTCTGAAGGTGCTCCTTCTCGTCTATATTCAGCTGAGGGGCGTACATTAATCCTGCTGGAGTGAAGCCGGTCCAGTTCCCCACCGTGCTGTTGAACTGCATCATAAACTCTCTGTTAACGTACCAGTCCACCAGATACTCCACCTGCTGCGGCTCCCTGGAGCTCAGCGAGCACCAGAAGTCAATATACATGAAGTATCCGTCTCCATCAGCCGCACAATCTGATCGGTGAAGAAGAAGGGACAGATTATATTCTCTTTTTTATACTGTCATTTACTGAAATTATCCACATCAAAGCAAATTATTTCCAGCTTTCATCAGAGTTGAAGATATTGGCTCGATATGGTCGTGTTtgtccaacaagatctccaacctaaaccacAGAATAGACTTTAGTTTGTTAGCACCACCCAGAACGACACATGTGagtttttgtcaaaatgaccaatatgAGCGTTTCGCGGctcacacgtcattatacatacatagtggaccacatagaacacatttatgatgttttaaaaaaaaagtatactacctctaaatgtcaaagatcagtaatgtgacatatatgacaTATacgtttatggaatttatgtttatgatatttcttatttttaaatgaataaactagacacattttctgcttacagagacacaaattttcctttttctctgcatctccacaacatatatcaaaagtagtgctgtttaacaacaaataatttttcagatttctttttaagtaacaaaataataataaatcaataacaaataaaaacaaataaccatttgcctttttgttttcatctccataacatatatcataattgtgactttaatagtgctgttagacaacaaattccgtttcagatttgttttataagtaacaaaataataataaatcaataataaataaatataaataacactgcctcattggacggcttctcaacaagctactgtagctgtagaacactgaaaaacacacttatgtacttgagaaaacatacatgaacattactagaacatttaaaatgtttgtgacacccgtgtcaccataggttcctatgggttaaaGTCTGACGTGTAACAACAgtcttttttcactttcagtttCAACATAAGTTCATctttatataacatttaaattcagCATGTATTTACGTTTCCCTGTGAATCAGATTGAGTTTCTTGTGTATTAAAGAACTTGAGACACACAGTAGTGGATATACAGCGTCTGTCTTCTTTTGACTTTCAACAGATTTCCTCATCAATATTTTAACCATAACATGCTGTGTGTCCCTGAGACTTAAACACATTGATAGATtaataaaaatggacaaaagcaGAATAACTCACCGACTCCAGGCTgagagaaaagacacagaagcaGCAGATACGTGAAGAGTTTCATGTTGATCGGACAGCAGCTGTGAGATGTGATGgagaaattatttgtttctttcagTTTCACTTGCTGAAACCATTCAGCCACATCCTGTGAAACACTCTGCTGAAACCAGTTCATAAAACAATAATTTGCAACAAGAAAATGACCAGCAACAACATAATTATGAAACATTTTCCATACACGCATCTGAAAAACTGTCAATGTAAAGTTGTTTTAACCTCTTTaatctatttaacatgctaaaatatattttcatttatacAATGTGCAGTATCTGAAAAATGCAAAGTattctcaggaaaacaaacaaacacaaatatatatttatatcaataataaatgccaaatagcagaaatgtatgtatcgaatgtgtatagaatgtatatacagtcatgtaaaaaattattagaccaccattgtttggacaaatataatgataacaacaaaaatagccgaaaagattttaatttaagagctggtatctggacatttaacatggttttattgatgatgattttttgttatttgatcagaaaaccatgttaaatgtctagatatcagctcttaaattaaattattatcagctatttttgttgtcattattatatttgtccaaaataaaggacctttagttgtaccaggcattaaaatgaacaagaaattgaagaaaaagggcggtctaatattttttccatgactgtatatgacttattattatttatattctttattgtgtcttctatatctatgtgtctgtatcttgagctgctgtggcgACTAAATTTCTCCGCTGCGGGATGAATAGAGTCTTATCTAATCTCATCTTATCTtaagtaccagtcaaaagtttggacacacgtTTTTTCTTAAGTTTGTATTATTTACTACATTGTAGATTACTattgaagacatcaaaactatgaaagaacacatgtagttaacaaaaaaagtgttaaacaaaccagaatatgtttcatattttagattcttccttttgttttgatgacagctttgcacattcctgcactgcaaaaaaagccaacttgtattttttggcctaaaactggaaatata
Coding sequences within:
- the LOC131968934 gene encoding rano class II histocompatibility antigen, A beta chain-like → MKLFTYLLLLCLFSQPGVDCAADGDGYFMYIDFWCSLSSREPQQVEYLVDWYVNREFMMQFNSTVGNWTGFTPAGLMYAPQLNIDEKEHLQRELERKLICVDHVGLIFNASEINMAEPTVTLVESSGADDITMLVCSAYDFFPRNIRVTWLRDGQEVTSGVTSSEVMSNEDWTYQVHSYLEVSPGGQDRVSCMVEHATLREPTIQSWDFSQSERRYLVGGVCALLVGAVCLSWGLIQYRRKSCDPRFPPSNFETIALSSMPVKTYM